The Deltaproteobacteria bacterium genome has a segment encoding these proteins:
- a CDS encoding cytochrome C yields MTRRAVVMNVILAVLLALSFGCSAVSKTPSVPPKHPEELPTGRADCLECHKDVSSGALKPYASFRHSRVFVDSHGVYARQGQNLCSACHAPAFCQTCHAAKGELKPNTLLGDRPDRMAPHRGDYLVTHRIDGRLDPGSCFRCHGNRNDIKCRQCHK; encoded by the coding sequence ATGACGCGGCGCGCGGTCGTGATGAACGTCATCCTGGCGGTGCTCCTCGCCCTTTCGTTCGGGTGCTCCGCCGTGTCGAAGACCCCTTCCGTACCGCCGAAGCACCCGGAAGAGCTCCCCACGGGGCGGGCGGACTGCCTCGAATGCCACAAGGATGTGTCTTCGGGCGCGCTGAAGCCGTACGCATCGTTCCGGCACTCCCGGGTGTTCGTCGATTCGCACGGCGTGTACGCGCGCCAGGGGCAGAACCTCTGTTCCGCCTGCCACGCGCCGGCGTTCTGCCAGACGTGCCACGCGGCCAAGGGGGAGCTGAAGCCGAACACGCTCCTGGGCGACCGTCCGGACCGGATGGCGCCGCACCGGGGGGACTACCTCGTGACCCACCGGATCGACGGCCGGCTCGACCCGGGATCGTGCTTCCGGTGCCACGGGAACCGGAACGACATCAAGTGCCGGCAGTGCCACAAGTAG